In Pseudobdellovibrionaceae bacterium, the following proteins share a genomic window:
- the lpdA gene encoding dihydrolipoyl dehydrogenase, producing MADTFDLVIIGAGPGGYTGAIRAAQLGLKTAVVEMAPTLGGTCLNVGCIPSKALLDSSEHFHAARAELGEHGVKVGSVVLDLPTMMQRKDKIVSDLTGGIAYLFKKNKIIHFQGKGRLVDGNTVEVIDGKSTVPVKAKNVMLATGSVPNELPFMPFDGERIVSSTDALRFGLVPKHLVVVGGGVIGLELGSVWKRLGAEVTIIEFTSKICGGMDSKMSKRLQQILAKQGMNFIMEAKVIGADVTPEGATVHYESLKDGSAHDLVADKVLVATGRRPFADGLGLAEAGVNRDPQGRVEVNQHFQTSVPSVYAIGDLIRGPMLAHKAEEEGVAVAEIVAGKPGHVNYDTVPGVIYTWPEFASVGKTEDELTDAGVEYKVGSFPFSANGRAKALASTDGMVKILADTKTDKVLGVHILGPRASDMIAEAVVAMEFSASSEDIARSFHAHPTLAEVMREAALAVDGRARQM from the coding sequence ATGGCTGATACTTTTGATTTAGTCATTATTGGAGCGGGTCCTGGCGGCTACACGGGCGCTATTCGCGCGGCACAACTTGGACTTAAGACAGCGGTCGTGGAAATGGCGCCGACGCTTGGAGGCACCTGCCTCAACGTAGGCTGCATCCCCTCCAAAGCCCTTCTTGATTCCAGTGAACACTTTCACGCAGCAAGGGCGGAACTGGGCGAGCACGGAGTCAAGGTGGGATCGGTGGTGCTTGATCTCCCCACCATGATGCAAAGAAAAGACAAAATCGTCAGCGATCTCACCGGCGGTATTGCCTACTTATTTAAAAAGAACAAGATCATTCATTTTCAGGGCAAAGGACGCCTCGTTGATGGCAACACCGTGGAAGTGATTGATGGTAAATCCACTGTGCCCGTCAAAGCCAAGAATGTCATGCTCGCCACTGGCAGTGTTCCCAACGAACTTCCCTTTATGCCCTTTGATGGAGAGCGCATTGTCTCTTCCACTGATGCCTTGCGCTTTGGACTGGTGCCCAAGCACCTGGTCGTGGTCGGAGGCGGTGTGATCGGACTTGAACTGGGGTCTGTATGGAAGAGGCTCGGGGCGGAGGTGACAATCATTGAGTTCACCAGCAAAATCTGCGGGGGCATGGACTCAAAGATGAGCAAACGCCTTCAGCAAATCCTCGCCAAACAAGGCATGAACTTTATTATGGAGGCCAAAGTCATTGGTGCCGACGTGACGCCAGAGGGAGCGACCGTTCACTATGAGTCTCTTAAAGATGGCAGCGCCCATGACCTTGTTGCGGATAAGGTGTTGGTGGCCACTGGACGACGCCCCTTTGCCGATGGCCTGGGCTTAGCCGAGGCGGGAGTCAACCGGGACCCTCAAGGGCGAGTGGAAGTAAATCAGCACTTCCAAACCAGTGTTCCTTCAGTTTACGCCATTGGTGATCTGATCCGCGGCCCCATGCTTGCCCACAAGGCGGAAGAAGAAGGTGTCGCCGTCGCCGAGATCGTCGCCGGCAAACCAGGACATGTGAACTACGACACCGTCCCCGGAGTGATTTACACCTGGCCTGAATTTGCCAGCGTGGGTAAAACTGAAGATGAACTGACGGATGCTGGTGTGGAGTACAAGGTGGGAAGTTTCCCCTTTTCCGCCAATGGCCGAGCCAAGGCCCTGGCGTCCACTGACGGCATGGTAAAGATTCTCGCCGACACCAAAACGGACAAAGTTTTGGGTGTTCACATCTTGGGCCCCCGGGCCAGCGACATGATTGCGGAAGCCGTGGTCGCCATGGAGTTTAGTGCTTCAAGTGAGGACATTGCCCGCAGCTTTCACGCCCACCCCACTTTGGCTGAGGTGATGCGTGAAGCAGCTTTGG
- the odhB gene encoding 2-oxoglutarate dehydrogenase complex dihydrolipoyllysine-residue succinyltransferase, translating to MKVEIKVPAVGESITEATIAEWMKKSGEAVKRDDVLLVLETDKASVEVVAEKDGVLEITVKEGETVQVGATVGLIDTAGAATAVDGPPPAPPAEPPPPPPGLGQEARHAGVEFPPPPTGAPSSGGNGKSAHAAPADTPLSPGVRRMVAEHQLDPNQLGQGSGKDGRLTKEDVTLALNRGSTTTSQTPSAPATASAEPQPSKPTAPPPSNPTPVPPLPQPRSGGGGDVRRIAMSKLRQTIARRLVEAQQTAAILTTFNEIDMSAVMDLRARYKDSFKEKYGVSLGFMGFFVKAAVEALKAFPQVNAEIDGTDILFKDYINMGIAVSTEKGLLVPVIRDADQLSVAEIELAIRHYAIKARDGKITLDDLAEGTFTISNGGVFGSLMSTPILNPPQSGILGLHKIEERPIAVEGQVVIRPMMYVALSYDHRIVDGRESVSFLVKIKEGLEDPSRLLLEI from the coding sequence GTGAAAGTCGAAATTAAAGTTCCCGCCGTAGGCGAGTCCATCACCGAAGCCACTATTGCAGAATGGATGAAGAAAAGCGGCGAAGCCGTCAAAAGGGACGACGTCCTTTTGGTGTTGGAGACAGACAAAGCCAGCGTGGAAGTCGTCGCTGAAAAGGATGGGGTCTTAGAAATTACCGTTAAGGAAGGAGAAACTGTGCAAGTCGGCGCCACCGTCGGCCTGATCGACACCGCAGGTGCCGCCACTGCCGTGGACGGTCCTCCTCCTGCACCTCCGGCCGAACCCCCACCGCCTCCTCCTGGGCTTGGACAAGAGGCTCGCCATGCCGGGGTGGAATTCCCGCCGCCTCCTACAGGTGCCCCAAGTTCTGGCGGTAACGGCAAGAGTGCTCACGCGGCCCCTGCTGACACACCATTGAGCCCGGGAGTGCGGCGCATGGTTGCTGAACACCAACTCGACCCCAATCAACTCGGTCAGGGATCAGGGAAAGATGGGCGCCTCACCAAAGAGGACGTCACTCTGGCTCTCAATCGAGGTTCAACCACGACCTCCCAAACGCCTTCAGCTCCAGCCACAGCCTCGGCTGAACCTCAGCCAAGCAAGCCAACAGCGCCTCCTCCATCGAACCCCACTCCCGTCCCTCCCCTCCCTCAACCGCGCAGCGGAGGCGGCGGCGATGTGCGCCGGATCGCCATGAGTAAGCTGAGACAAACCATTGCCCGTCGCTTGGTGGAAGCCCAACAGACGGCTGCCATCCTGACAACATTTAATGAAATCGACATGTCGGCGGTGATGGATCTCCGGGCCCGCTACAAGGATTCATTTAAAGAAAAATACGGCGTCAGCCTGGGCTTTATGGGCTTTTTTGTAAAGGCCGCCGTTGAAGCCCTGAAGGCATTCCCTCAAGTGAACGCGGAAATTGATGGCACGGATATTCTCTTTAAAGATTACATCAACATGGGGATTGCCGTGAGTACCGAGAAGGGACTTTTGGTTCCGGTGATTCGCGATGCGGATCAGCTATCGGTAGCCGAAATTGAGTTGGCCATTCGCCATTACGCCATAAAGGCTCGGGATGGCAAAATCACCTTGGATGACTTAGCGGAAGGAACTTTTACCATTTCCAATGGCGGCGTGTTCGGTTCTCTCATGTCTACGCCCATTCTGAATCCCCCACAAAGTGGGATTCTGGGCTTGCACAAGATTGAGGAAAGACCCATCGCCGTCGAGGGGCAAGTGGTGATTCGACCCATGATGTATGTGGCTTTATCCTATGACCATCGCATCGTCGACGGCCGGGAAAGCGTGAGTTTTTTGGTAAAAATCAAAGAGGGCTTGGAAGACCCTTCTCGATTGTTGCTTGAAATTTGA
- a CDS encoding 2-oxoglutarate dehydrogenase E1 component has translation MEKFSYMARTNMEYIENLFHLYQTAPEQVDPKWQQFFEGVEFAQKLNGSGVEVSFPEKELGVYNLIQIYRDYGHLKATLDPLGLQEPYLDPFDLRRFGLAEADLDQSFHVGAAFGHTGRTLRQILDRMEDVYCGTISAQLAECPPLVRQWFRREFEEIPLPIYSAEEKKAIYCQLARTETLEKFIHTRYVGTKRFSIEGGDALIPMLEALVTKGTALEVEEIVIGMAHRGRINVLANFMDKAIEVIFSEFEGTAYEDLTYDGDVKYHLGYSADKETPHGPCHISLAFNPSHLEAVDPVVCGMARAKQRRRKDTLERKKVVPVLVHGDAAFAGQGVVGETFQLSQLDGYKVGGTIHVILNNQVGFTTDPIHSRSTRYSSDISKTVKAPVILVNGDDVEACVRAMDMAIRFRQEFKQDVVIDLVCYRRFGHNEGDEPSFTQPVMYQKIKRHPTPCTLYREKVTQSGAVSSEFADGFYQEKLDNLQIILDEVRANPPTAKPLAFGNLWKGLRRGKAEDFETATPTGAKRADLERVAQVLTGEPTVPFHLFSKIKRLVDGRKKMVTENQLDWAMCELLAYGSLCLEGIPVRVSGQDCKRGTFTHRQAVYFDEQSGQEYNPLSTLSPDEGEFCIYNSPLSEMAVLGFEYGNSVGDPTYLTVWEAQFGDFANGAQIIIDQFLASGEEKWLRSCGLTLLLPHGYEGQGPEHSSARLERFLTLCAQTNMQVCNITTPANFFHVLRRQMKRDFRKPLVVMSPKSLLRHPKVISRMEDLEQGHFQEVLDDGSVTNLTDVEKVILCSGKLYYDLEKAREENPALGKNTAIIRLEQLYPFPAIQLVPYLNGYINLKRVIWAQEEPKNMGAWHTTSPRLRELLDQLGLSKIALEYVGRTERASPATGSPKAHQKEQSEIIQKCFS, from the coding sequence TTGGAAAAGTTCAGCTACATGGCTCGCACCAACATGGAGTACATCGAAAACCTCTTTCACCTCTACCAAACAGCACCAGAACAAGTGGATCCTAAGTGGCAGCAGTTTTTTGAAGGTGTTGAGTTTGCGCAGAAATTAAATGGCTCAGGAGTCGAAGTCAGTTTTCCGGAAAAAGAGCTGGGCGTTTACAATTTAATTCAAATCTATCGCGACTATGGCCACCTGAAGGCCACACTGGACCCTTTGGGACTCCAAGAACCCTACCTAGACCCTTTTGATTTGAGGCGCTTTGGTCTTGCCGAGGCCGATTTGGATCAGAGCTTTCATGTGGGCGCAGCCTTTGGTCATACGGGACGGACCTTGCGGCAGATATTAGACCGCATGGAAGATGTTTACTGCGGCACCATCTCGGCCCAGCTTGCTGAGTGCCCCCCTCTGGTGCGCCAGTGGTTCCGCAGGGAGTTTGAAGAAATACCCCTGCCGATCTATTCGGCTGAAGAGAAGAAGGCTATCTATTGCCAACTCGCGCGCACAGAAACTCTGGAAAAGTTCATTCACACTAGGTACGTGGGCACCAAGCGTTTTTCCATCGAAGGGGGCGATGCCCTCATTCCCATGCTTGAGGCTTTGGTTACCAAAGGGACGGCACTTGAGGTGGAGGAAATCGTCATCGGCATGGCTCACCGGGGACGCATCAATGTCCTTGCCAACTTCATGGACAAAGCCATCGAAGTCATCTTTTCAGAATTTGAGGGGACTGCTTACGAAGATCTCACCTATGATGGAGATGTTAAGTACCACCTAGGTTATTCGGCTGACAAAGAGACCCCCCATGGCCCTTGCCATATCTCACTCGCTTTTAACCCCAGCCACCTAGAAGCCGTGGACCCGGTCGTTTGTGGAATGGCCCGCGCCAAGCAAAGAAGGCGTAAAGACACACTCGAAAGAAAAAAAGTGGTCCCCGTATTGGTTCATGGTGATGCGGCATTTGCCGGCCAGGGTGTTGTTGGTGAGACATTTCAGTTATCTCAGCTGGATGGCTATAAAGTGGGTGGCACCATTCATGTGATCCTCAACAACCAGGTGGGATTTACCACCGATCCGATCCACTCCCGCTCCACTCGTTATTCGTCGGATATTTCCAAAACGGTCAAAGCACCGGTGATTTTGGTCAATGGCGATGACGTGGAGGCCTGCGTGCGCGCCATGGATATGGCCATTCGCTTTCGCCAGGAGTTCAAACAGGACGTGGTCATTGATCTGGTCTGCTACCGGCGCTTTGGTCACAACGAAGGGGATGAACCAAGCTTCACCCAACCAGTGATGTACCAGAAGATCAAACGCCACCCCACTCCCTGCACGCTCTACAGGGAAAAGGTCACTCAGAGCGGAGCGGTCAGCAGCGAATTCGCCGATGGCTTCTACCAGGAGAAGTTGGACAATTTGCAGATCATCCTCGACGAAGTCCGGGCCAACCCACCGACAGCCAAACCTCTGGCTTTCGGTAATTTGTGGAAAGGCCTCCGCCGGGGAAAGGCTGAGGACTTTGAGACAGCCACTCCCACCGGTGCTAAGCGCGCAGACCTGGAGCGTGTCGCCCAGGTGCTGACAGGCGAACCAACCGTTCCCTTCCATCTATTTTCCAAAATCAAACGTTTGGTCGATGGACGCAAAAAAATGGTCACAGAAAATCAACTCGACTGGGCCATGTGCGAACTTCTGGCCTATGGCTCTCTGTGTTTAGAAGGAATTCCCGTGCGCGTTTCCGGTCAGGACTGCAAACGGGGAACATTCACTCACCGTCAGGCCGTCTATTTTGATGAGCAATCGGGACAAGAGTATAACCCCTTGAGCACCTTGAGCCCTGACGAAGGGGAGTTTTGCATTTATAACTCACCTCTATCGGAAATGGCGGTCCTGGGATTTGAATACGGAAACTCAGTGGGTGATCCCACTTATCTAACGGTATGGGAAGCCCAGTTTGGGGATTTTGCCAATGGCGCACAGATTATTATCGACCAGTTTCTTGCAAGTGGTGAGGAGAAGTGGCTGCGCAGTTGTGGACTTACCTTACTTTTGCCTCACGGCTATGAGGGCCAGGGACCTGAGCATTCCAGCGCACGACTAGAGCGATTCCTGACTCTTTGCGCTCAAACCAACATGCAGGTGTGTAACATCACCACTCCAGCCAACTTCTTTCATGTTTTGCGTCGCCAGATGAAGCGTGACTTCCGCAAACCACTTGTCGTGATGTCACCAAAGTCACTCTTACGCCACCCTAAAGTGATTTCCCGCATGGAAGATCTGGAACAAGGACACTTCCAGGAGGTTCTGGATGACGGTTCGGTGACCAATCTGACCGACGTTGAAAAAGTGATTCTGTGTTCAGGCAAGCTCTACTATGACCTTGAAAAGGCCCGCGAAGAGAACCCTGCATTAGGAAAGAATACGGCCATTATCCGCCTGGAACAGCTCTATCCTTTCCCGGCCATCCAGCTGGTCCCCTATTTGAATGGATACATCAATTTGAAGCGAGTCATATGGGCCCAGGAAGAGCCGAAGAACATGGGCGCCTGGCACACCACTTCACCTCGCCTGCGTGAGCTGCTCGACCAACTAGGCCTAAGTAAGATCGCACTCGAGTACGTAGGACGGACCGAAAGGGCCAGCCCAGCAACCGGATCACCAAAGGCTCACCAAAAAGAGCAGAGCGAAATCATACAAAAATGCTTTAGTTAG
- a CDS encoding mechanosensitive ion channel, with protein sequence MNFTDHLYSWQADIFSWLPDVWRFQVFVVDNKPITLGKLTTGVILLFIGYFVCRNISRQVSSKVLSRLDIDQSLKHTLETVIFYVLLVILTLFVLRLLNVPITIFTVLGGALAIGVGFGSQTIVSNFISGLIMMIERPVRVGDFVDVGGLSGKVEHIGARSTRIISMNNTHILVPNSTFLENNVVNWTLSDDIVRSNVDVGVAYGSNTRLVEKLLLQAVVDVNEALSDPKPGVFFLEFGDNSLNFRVFFWLRFMSLMQMKKVESDMRYRIDELFRQNNVVIAFPQRDVHLDSLSAIQVQLVDSRAKNPPN encoded by the coding sequence ATGAACTTCACCGATCATTTATACAGTTGGCAGGCGGATATCTTTAGTTGGCTTCCGGACGTATGGCGGTTTCAGGTCTTTGTCGTCGACAATAAGCCCATCACCCTGGGTAAGCTCACTACCGGAGTGATTCTTCTGTTTATCGGCTATTTTGTCTGTCGCAATATCAGTCGGCAGGTGAGTTCCAAGGTCCTTTCCCGTTTGGATATTGACCAGTCATTGAAGCACACCCTGGAGACCGTGATCTTTTATGTTCTCCTGGTGATCCTCACCCTCTTTGTCTTGCGATTGCTAAACGTGCCGATCACGATCTTCACGGTCTTGGGAGGTGCTCTTGCCATCGGGGTCGGTTTTGGTTCGCAAACGATTGTGTCCAACTTTATCAGTGGCTTGATCATGATGATTGAGCGTCCGGTGCGAGTGGGGGATTTTGTCGATGTGGGTGGCCTGTCGGGGAAGGTCGAACATATTGGTGCGCGCAGTACGCGGATTATCTCCATGAACAATACCCATATATTAGTGCCCAACAGCACATTTTTGGAGAACAATGTCGTCAATTGGACCTTGTCCGATGACATTGTTAGGTCCAATGTCGACGTGGGAGTCGCCTACGGATCAAACACTCGTTTGGTGGAGAAATTGCTTTTGCAAGCGGTGGTGGATGTGAATGAGGCTCTTTCTGATCCCAAGCCAGGAGTGTTCTTTCTTGAATTTGGTGATAACAGTCTCAATTTCCGTGTGTTCTTCTGGCTGCGCTTTATGAGTCTGATGCAAATGAAAAAGGTGGAGAGTGATATGCGCTATCGAATCGATGAACTCTTTCGCCAGAACAACGTGGTTATTGCCTTTCCTCAGAGAGATGTGCACTTGGACAGCCTTTCGGCCATTCAGGTTCAACTCGTCGACTCGAGGGCCAAAAATCCACCAAATTAA